The following proteins are encoded in a genomic region of Oncorhynchus keta strain PuntledgeMale-10-30-2019 chromosome 35, Oket_V2, whole genome shotgun sequence:
- the LOC118368252 gene encoding receptor expression-enhancing protein 1-like isoform X1, whose amino-acid sequence MVSWIISRLVVLIFGTLYPAYYSYKAVKSKDVKEYVKWMMYWIIFALFTTTETITDIFICWVPFYYELKIAFVVWLLSPYTKGSSVLYRKFVHPTLSSKEKDIDDYLCQAKDKSYDTLVTFGRKGLNVAATAAVLAATKSQGVLSDRLRSFSMQDLSAYQSDPTEMDPGSVHTQSAAGQQRARTMMRSKSEIGYTKGQDFDMTEYEVLSFDQCDTKEPLSHPITPPEPMTEPTPPLTIQSSLPSPPPSPAPPATEQTEDMRIGGETSTSSPQLRLIKRKVPEPPPRVLRPLTRFRSAQLSSNREAM is encoded by the exons ATGGTCTCTTGGATAATCTCTAGACTTGTGGT GCTTATATTTGGCACATTATATCCTGCATACTACTCATACAAAGCTGTCAAGTCAAAGGATGTGAAGGAATAT GTAAAATGGATGATGTACTGGATAATATTTGCCCTATTCACCACCACGGAAACCATCACAGATATATTTATCTGTTG GGTTCCTTTCTATTATGAGCTGAAGATTGCCTTTGTGGTATGGTTACTGTCTCCCTACACAAAGGGGTCCAGCGTTCTATACAGGAAGTTTGTTCACCCAACACTTTCCTCAAAAGAAAAG GACATTGATGACTATCTCTGCCAAGCAAAGGACAAAAGCTATGACACTCTGGTGACTTTTGGGAGGAAAGGTTTGAATGTGGCAGCCACAGCTGCAGTACTTGCTGCGACAAAG AGCCAAGGAGTACTGTCAGATAGACTGCGAAGTTTCAGCATGCAGGACTTGTCCGCCTACCAGTCCGACCCAACTGAGATGGACCCTGGATCTGTCCACACCCAGTCTGCAGCTGGACAACAAAGGGCCAGGACGATGATGCGCAGCAAGTCAGAGATCGGCTACACCAAGG GGCAGGACTTTGACATGACTGAATATGAGGTGTTGAGCTTCGATCAGTGTGACACCAAGGAACCACTGTCCCATCCTATTACACCCCCCGAACCCATGACTGAACCCACACCCCCTCTGACCATccagtcctctctaccctctccacctccatcccctGCTCCCCCAGCAACAGAGCAGACTGAGGACATGAGGATAGGGGGGGAAACATCCACAAGCTCCCCACAGCTCAGGTTGATTAAGAGGAAGGTACCTGAG cctCCTCCTAGAGTCTTAAGGCCTCTCACAAGATTCAGGAGTGCCCAGCTGTCTTCAAACAGAGAGGCCATGTGA
- the LOC118368252 gene encoding receptor expression-enhancing protein 1-like isoform X2 produces the protein MVSWIISRLVVLIFGTLYPAYYSYKAVKSKDVKEYVKWMMYWIIFALFTTTETITDIFICWVPFYYELKIAFVVWLLSPYTKGSSVLYRKFVHPTLSSKEKDIDDYLCQAKDKSYDTLVTFGRKGLNVAATAAVLAATKSQGVLSDRLRSFSMQDLSAYQSDPTEMDPGSVHTQSAAGQQRARTMMRSKSEIGYTKGQDFDMTEYEVLSFDQCDTKEPLSHPITPPEPMTEPTPPLTIQSSLPSPPPSPAPPATEQTEDMRIGGETSTSSPQLRLIKRKPPPRVLRPLTRFRSAQLSSNREAM, from the exons ATGGTCTCTTGGATAATCTCTAGACTTGTGGT GCTTATATTTGGCACATTATATCCTGCATACTACTCATACAAAGCTGTCAAGTCAAAGGATGTGAAGGAATAT GTAAAATGGATGATGTACTGGATAATATTTGCCCTATTCACCACCACGGAAACCATCACAGATATATTTATCTGTTG GGTTCCTTTCTATTATGAGCTGAAGATTGCCTTTGTGGTATGGTTACTGTCTCCCTACACAAAGGGGTCCAGCGTTCTATACAGGAAGTTTGTTCACCCAACACTTTCCTCAAAAGAAAAG GACATTGATGACTATCTCTGCCAAGCAAAGGACAAAAGCTATGACACTCTGGTGACTTTTGGGAGGAAAGGTTTGAATGTGGCAGCCACAGCTGCAGTACTTGCTGCGACAAAG AGCCAAGGAGTACTGTCAGATAGACTGCGAAGTTTCAGCATGCAGGACTTGTCCGCCTACCAGTCCGACCCAACTGAGATGGACCCTGGATCTGTCCACACCCAGTCTGCAGCTGGACAACAAAGGGCCAGGACGATGATGCGCAGCAAGTCAGAGATCGGCTACACCAAGG GGCAGGACTTTGACATGACTGAATATGAGGTGTTGAGCTTCGATCAGTGTGACACCAAGGAACCACTGTCCCATCCTATTACACCCCCCGAACCCATGACTGAACCCACACCCCCTCTGACCATccagtcctctctaccctctccacctccatcccctGCTCCCCCAGCAACAGAGCAGACTGAGGACATGAGGATAGGGGGGGAAACATCCACAAGCTCCCCACAGCTCAGGTTGATTAAGAGGAAG cctCCTCCTAGAGTCTTAAGGCCTCTCACAAGATTCAGGAGTGCCCAGCTGTCTTCAAACAGAGAGGCCATGTGA
- the LOC118368252 gene encoding receptor expression-enhancing protein 1-like isoform X3 — protein sequence MMYWIIFALFTTTETITDIFICWVPFYYELKIAFVVWLLSPYTKGSSVLYRKFVHPTLSSKEKDIDDYLCQAKDKSYDTLVTFGRKGLNVAATAAVLAATKSQGVLSDRLRSFSMQDLSAYQSDPTEMDPGSVHTQSAAGQQRARTMMRSKSEIGYTKGQDFDMTEYEVLSFDQCDTKEPLSHPITPPEPMTEPTPPLTIQSSLPSPPPSPAPPATEQTEDMRIGGETSTSSPQLRLIKRKVPEPPPRVLRPLTRFRSAQLSSNREAM from the exons ATGATGTACTGGATAATATTTGCCCTATTCACCACCACGGAAACCATCACAGATATATTTATCTGTTG GGTTCCTTTCTATTATGAGCTGAAGATTGCCTTTGTGGTATGGTTACTGTCTCCCTACACAAAGGGGTCCAGCGTTCTATACAGGAAGTTTGTTCACCCAACACTTTCCTCAAAAGAAAAG GACATTGATGACTATCTCTGCCAAGCAAAGGACAAAAGCTATGACACTCTGGTGACTTTTGGGAGGAAAGGTTTGAATGTGGCAGCCACAGCTGCAGTACTTGCTGCGACAAAG AGCCAAGGAGTACTGTCAGATAGACTGCGAAGTTTCAGCATGCAGGACTTGTCCGCCTACCAGTCCGACCCAACTGAGATGGACCCTGGATCTGTCCACACCCAGTCTGCAGCTGGACAACAAAGGGCCAGGACGATGATGCGCAGCAAGTCAGAGATCGGCTACACCAAGG GGCAGGACTTTGACATGACTGAATATGAGGTGTTGAGCTTCGATCAGTGTGACACCAAGGAACCACTGTCCCATCCTATTACACCCCCCGAACCCATGACTGAACCCACACCCCCTCTGACCATccagtcctctctaccctctccacctccatcccctGCTCCCCCAGCAACAGAGCAGACTGAGGACATGAGGATAGGGGGGGAAACATCCACAAGCTCCCCACAGCTCAGGTTGATTAAGAGGAAGGTACCTGAG cctCCTCCTAGAGTCTTAAGGCCTCTCACAAGATTCAGGAGTGCCCAGCTGTCTTCAAACAGAGAGGCCATGTGA